Proteins encoded together in one Pseudomonadota bacterium window:
- a CDS encoding 5-formyltetrahydrofolate cyclo-ligase: protein MTDIATDKSALRSLLRQRRNAFVAQMAPLEKRLCFSVIPRPLRTLFDKATIIGSYHPTSSEVTTENYHKLFCDIDKIISLPWFSDRQTSMTFRQWSTSNALEQGPFDVMQPSRHAPELSPDLLIVPMLGFDDQGQRLGQGGGHYDRYFAANPEAMRIGLAWSVQQHDSIPVEKHDMPLDLVITQEGVITPATSRLSGDTVTAI from the coding sequence TTGACCGATATAGCCACTGATAAATCGGCGCTACGCAGCCTGCTGCGCCAGCGACGCAACGCCTTTGTGGCGCAAATGGCACCATTGGAAAAACGGCTTTGCTTCTCGGTTATCCCAAGGCCATTGCGCACGCTGTTCGACAAAGCCACCATTATCGGCAGCTATCACCCCACAAGTTCAGAAGTGACGACAGAGAATTATCACAAGTTATTCTGCGATATAGATAAAATTATTTCATTGCCATGGTTTTCCGACCGACAGACAAGCATGACTTTTCGACAATGGTCAACGTCCAATGCGCTTGAGCAAGGCCCTTTTGACGTCATGCAGCCAAGCCGTCATGCGCCAGAGCTAAGCCCTGACCTGCTGATCGTGCCAATGCTCGGCTTCGATGATCAGGGGCAGCGTCTGGGTCAGGGGGGCGGGCATTATGACCGCTATTTTGCCGCTAATCCCGAAGCGATGCGCATCGGGCTGGCCTGGTCTGTGCAGCAGCATGATTCAATACCGGTTGAAAAGCACGACATGCCACTCGATCTTGTGATCACGCAAGAGGGTGTCATCACCCCTGCCACATCCCGGCTGTCAGGCGATACAGTCACCGCGATATGA
- a CDS encoding DUF2842 domain-containing protein yields MKPTLRKPMGIIAILLIIAVWAVIVINIADGIVGWPVLLQMLFYLVAGIIWVFPVRPILTWMETGRFS; encoded by the coding sequence ATGAAACCGACATTGCGCAAACCCATGGGCATCATCGCGATTCTGCTGATCATCGCGGTCTGGGCGGTGATCGTGATCAACATCGCCGATGGCATTGTCGGCTGGCCGGTATTGCTGCAAATGCTGTTCTATCTTGTCGCCGGGATCATCTGGGTGTTTCCGGTGCGGCCAATCCTGACCTGGATGGAAACCGGGCGCTTCAGCTAA
- a CDS encoding GNAT family N-acetyltransferase, with protein sequence MIVRRFADGDRAAIAAIHSLSWQQSYREQMPPAFLDEELPSIMQQHWNNKIIREQDIVLVAEDNDKIIGFVAAWDGDPVYLDNLHVVEAYRSHGVGRCLMGETAIRARDNGRTAIDLHVVIGNDRAKALYLAMGGAVSAEENKDLHNIPVAHYRISWPDVTTLIEHTTQSRRTA encoded by the coding sequence ATGATCGTCCGCCGGTTCGCTGACGGCGATCGCGCCGCCATTGCCGCGATTCACAGCCTGAGCTGGCAGCAAAGCTATCGCGAGCAGATGCCTCCGGCATTTCTCGATGAGGAATTGCCGTCAATCATGCAGCAACACTGGAATAACAAGATTATCCGTGAACAGGACATTGTGCTGGTCGCAGAGGATAATGACAAGATTATCGGTTTTGTCGCGGCATGGGACGGCGATCCGGTTTATCTCGATAATCTGCACGTTGTCGAAGCCTATCGCTCGCATGGGGTCGGACGATGCTTGATGGGGGAAACCGCGATCCGCGCCCGCGACAATGGTCGCACGGCTATCGACCTGCATGTGGTTATCGGCAATGACCGGGCCAAGGCGCTGTATCTTGCCATGGGCGGGGCGGTGAGTGCAGAAGAGAATAAGGATTTACACAATATTCCGGTGGCGCATTACCGTATCAGCTGGCCCGATGTCACCACACTTATCGAACACACGACTCAATCCCGAAGGACCGCATAG
- a CDS encoding cell division protein ZapA, which produces MADLTLDIGGRSYPVTCRDGEQEHIQSLAAMIDDQLRKASAGGPAMTEVRGLLFASLFLADALKEKEAQLAQATSENPMQVSAKASDAPTPAVPAGAIRALESLAERVEALAEALEKPTAKA; this is translated from the coding sequence ATGGCGGATCTGACGCTGGACATAGGGGGGCGCTCCTATCCTGTGACCTGCCGCGATGGTGAGCAGGAACACATCCAGTCGCTCGCGGCGATGATCGATGACCAGCTGCGCAAGGCATCAGCGGGTGGGCCAGCAATGACAGAGGTACGCGGGCTGCTCTTCGCTTCGTTGTTCCTCGCCGATGCATTGAAGGAAAAAGAGGCGCAATTGGCGCAGGCAACCAGCGAAAACCCCATGCAGGTCAGCGCTAAAGCCAGTGATGCGCCAACCCCGGCGGTTCCGGCAGGCGCGATCAGGGCACTCGAAAGCCTGGCCGAGAGAGTCGAGGCACTGGCCGAGGCCCTTGAGAAGCCGACAGCGAAAGCCTAG
- a CDS encoding O-methyltransferase, with product MSDINWSEVDAYITDHLIGDDPAQRQTLESNRASGLPAIDVSAAQGRMLELMVRAVSARNVLEIGTLGGFSTIWLTRGLPDDGRIISLELDPDYAEVARRNAAAAGLGDKVDIRVGDAAASLAHLAAEDASFDFAFIDADKENYPLYLDWCCRLVRPGGMLIFDNVVREGEVVNPESSDPKVPGTRQLYEMIGNRNDVEATAIQTVGEKGWDGFLLAIVEQTD from the coding sequence ATGAGTGATATTAACTGGTCCGAAGTCGATGCCTATATCACCGATCATCTGATCGGCGATGATCCGGCGCAGCGGCAGACGCTGGAGAGCAATCGCGCATCGGGCCTTCCTGCCATCGATGTCTCGGCAGCACAGGGGCGGATGCTGGAGCTGATGGTCAGGGCGGTATCGGCACGCAATGTGCTCGAAATCGGCACTTTGGGAGGCTTTTCCACTATCTGGCTGACGCGCGGTCTGCCCGATGATGGCCGTATAATCAGCCTGGAGCTTGATCCGGATTATGCTGAAGTTGCGCGCCGCAATGCGGCTGCTGCCGGTCTTGGCGACAAGGTCGATATCCGCGTCGGCGATGCCGCGGCGTCGCTGGCGCATTTGGCTGCAGAGGATGCTTCCTTCGATTTCGCCTTTATCGATGCCGACAAGGAGAATTATCCACTCTATCTCGACTGGTGCTGCCGGCTGGTCAGGCCCGGCGGCATGCTGATCTTCGACAATGTCGTACGCGAGGGCGAGGTGGTGAATCCCGAAAGCAGCGATCCCAAGGTTCCCGGTACGCGCCAGCTCTATGAGATGATCGGCAACAGAAATGATGTCGAGGCCACCGCTATCCAGACCGTGGGTGAAAAGGGCTGGGATGGTTTCCTGCTCGCAATTGTGGAACAGACAGATTAA
- the efp gene encoding elongation factor P, which yields MKISGVDIRPGNILEYENGLWKVAKIQHTQPGKGGAYMQVEMKNLVDGRKTNVRFRSADTVEKVRLDTKDFQFLFADGDMLTFMDKENYEQIMLATDLLGDAAAFLQDGMDVMLELYEEKPISVQLPDQVEAEIVEADAVVKGQTASSSYKPAMLDNGVRVMVPPHIESGTRIIVDVYERTYVGKA from the coding sequence ATGAAAATCAGTGGTGTCGATATTCGTCCCGGCAATATCCTCGAATATGAGAACGGGTTGTGGAAAGTCGCCAAAATCCAGCATACCCAGCCGGGCAAGGGCGGCGCCTATATGCAGGTGGAGATGAAAAATCTGGTCGACGGGCGCAAGACCAATGTGCGTTTCCGTTCCGCCGATACGGTCGAAAAGGTGCGGCTCGACACCAAGGATTTTCAATTCCTGTTTGCCGATGGCGACATGCTTACCTTTATGGACAAGGAAAATTACGAGCAGATCATGCTGGCTACTGATCTTCTTGGCGATGCCGCAGCATTTCTGCAGGACGGCATGGATGTGATGCTCGAACTCTATGAGGAAAAGCCGATCTCGGTGCAGCTGCCCGATCAGGTCGAGGCCGAGATTGTCGAGGCCGATGCCGTGGTCAAGGGCCAGACGGCATCCTCCAGCTACAAGCCCGCTATGCTCGACAATGGCGTGCGCGTGATGGTGCCGCCGCATATTGAGAGCGGCACGCGCATCATCGTCGATGTCTATGAACGCACTTATGTTGGCAAGGCCTGA
- the gap gene encoding type I glyceraldehyde-3-phosphate dehydrogenase yields the protein MTVKVSINGFGRIGRLVARAILARPESGLELVSINDLADAKANALLFKRDSVHGSFAGEVSADGDNMIVDGKVIRVTAERDPGKLPHGEMSVDIVLECTGFFQSKEASLPHISAGAKRVLISAPAKNVDKTVVYGVNHDVLTSDDVVVSNASCTTNCLAPVAKVCHDTVGIERGFMTTIHSYTNDQRILDQIHGDMRRARAAAMSMIPTTTGAARAVGLVLPELNGKLDGSSVRVPTPNVSLVDLSFMPSRDTSIEEINGALKAAAEGQLKGVLNYSEEPLVSIDYNGDSHSSTIDSLETAVMEGKLVRVVSWYDNEWGFSNRMVDTAGVMAGLL from the coding sequence ATGACGGTCAAGGTTTCGATCAACGGTTTCGGGCGTATCGGGCGGCTTGTCGCCCGCGCCATTCTTGCGCGGCCCGAAAGCGGGCTCGAACTGGTGTCGATCAACGACCTTGCCGACGCCAAGGCCAATGCGCTGCTGTTCAAGCGCGACAGCGTACATGGCAGTTTTGCTGGCGAGGTGAGTGCAGATGGTGACAATATGATCGTGGATGGCAAAGTCATTCGCGTCACCGCCGAGCGCGATCCGGGCAAGCTGCCGCATGGCGAAATGAGCGTCGATATCGTGCTCGAATGCACCGGTTTCTTCCAGTCCAAAGAAGCCTCGCTGCCGCATATCAGCGCCGGAGCGAAGCGCGTTCTCATCTCGGCGCCGGCCAAGAATGTCGATAAAACCGTGGTTTATGGTGTCAATCACGACGTCTTGACGTCAGATGATGTGGTCGTCTCCAATGCCAGTTGCACCACCAACTGTCTGGCACCGGTGGCCAAGGTGTGTCACGACACCGTCGGCATCGAACGCGGCTTCATGACCACCATCCACAGCTATACCAATGACCAGCGCATTCTCGACCAGATCCATGGCGATATGCGCCGCGCCCGGGCTGCGGCAATGTCGATGATTCCGACCACCACCGGCGCGGCGCGTGCCGTCGGTCTGGTGCTGCCCGAGCTTAACGGCAAGCTCGACGGTTCCTCGGTGCGGGTGCCGACACCCAATGTCAGCCTCGTCGATCTCAGCTTCATGCCGTCACGCGACACCAGCATCGAAGAGATTAATGGTGCGCTCAAGGCGGCAGCCGAAGGCCAGCTAAAAGGCGTTCTAAACTATAGTGAAGAGCCTCTTGTTTCAATTGATTATAATGGCGATTCGCATAGCTCGACCATTGACAGTCTGGAAACCGCTGTCATGGAGGGCAAGCTGGTGCGCGTCGTCAGCTGGTATGACAATGAATGGGGCTTTTCCAACCGCATGGTCGATACTGCAGGCGTGATGGCCGGCCTTCTCTGA
- a CDS encoding fructose bisphosphate aldolase yields the protein MTNQTTHNPEMSKQMAESPGFIAALDQSGGSTPKALRGYGVSEDAYSNDEEMFALIHAMRSRIVTAPCFNGEKVIGAILFERTMDGEADAMPVPQKLWQRGVVPFLKVDKGLADQDDGVQLMKPMPELDALCERAVAKGIFGTKMRSVIHEASETGTNAIVDQQFAVAAQIAGHGLMPIIEPEVNIKSETRTECDAILHDAVKRHLDAMPDSQQVMLKLSIPATPNLYGDLVAHPRVMRVVALSGGFSRDEACSALARNPGMIASFSRALLQDLRQDMDDSGFDKALGSAIDEIYRASMA from the coding sequence ATGACCAACCAGACGACACATAATCCCGAAATGTCGAAACAGATGGCCGAAAGCCCCGGCTTTATCGCGGCGCTCGACCAGAGTGGCGGATCTACGCCCAAGGCGCTGCGCGGTTATGGCGTTTCCGAAGATGCCTATAGCAATGACGAGGAAATGTTCGCGCTGATCCATGCCATGCGCAGCCGTATCGTCACGGCGCCATGCTTCAATGGGGAAAAGGTCATTGGCGCGATATTGTTTGAACGCACTATGGATGGTGAGGCCGATGCTATGCCGGTGCCGCAAAAGCTGTGGCAGCGCGGCGTGGTACCGTTCCTCAAGGTAGACAAGGGTCTGGCCGACCAGGATGACGGTGTGCAGCTGATGAAGCCAATGCCTGAACTTGATGCGCTGTGCGAGCGCGCCGTCGCCAAGGGTATATTCGGCACCAAGATGCGCTCGGTTATCCATGAAGCTTCGGAAACCGGCACCAATGCGATTGTCGACCAGCAATTTGCCGTCGCGGCGCAGATTGCGGGGCACGGCCTGATGCCGATCATCGAACCCGAGGTGAATATCAAGAGTGAGACACGCACCGAATGCGATGCGATCCTGCACGATGCGGTGAAGCGGCATCTCGATGCTATGCCGGACAGCCAGCAGGTGATGCTTAAGCTGTCCATTCCGGCGACGCCCAATCTCTATGGCGATCTTGTTGCGCATCCGCGGGTGATGCGTGTGGTGGCACTGTCCGGCGGGTTTTCACGTGACGAAGCCTGTAGTGCGCTGGCGCGCAACCCCGGCATGATCGCCAGCTTCTCGCGCGCACTGTTACAGGATCTGCGGCAGGACATGGATGATAGCGGCTTCGACAAGGCGCTGGGCAGCGCGATTGACGAGATTTATCGCGCGTCCATGGCCTGA
- the tkt gene encoding transketolase, with the protein MTAKTDADSPAASGTGFEDCANAIRALAMDAVERAKSGHPGMPMGMADVATVLFQDYLKYDPADPEWADRDRFVLSAGHGSMLIYALLHLTGYARPTMDDIRNFRQLGSPCAGHPENFELPGVESTTGPLGQGLAMAVGMAIAERHLNAEFGDDLVDHKTWVIAGDGCLMEGINHEAVGLAGHLGLGRLNILWDDNRITIDGATDLSTSEDVPGRYRESGWHVVECDGHDPESIRTAMDAAIADARPSLIACRTIIGKGSPNKQGTAATHGAPLGEDEVSAARRELRWVHSPFTVPDEVLERWRTAGTRHQETHKAWQERLASSDNKEEFQRRLAGDLPERTGLNSHIASLLKQPQKVATRKASELALSAINASVPETIGGSADLTGSNNTKTGDMTIFSAENPAGRYIYYGIREFGMAAAMNGMALHGGVIPYGGTFLVFTDYCRSAIRLSAIQRQRVIYVMTHDSIGLGEDGPTHQPVEHIMSLRMMPNVDVLRPADAVETAECWEIALRNKDRPTILALTRQGLPQFRMEPAETNRCARGAYRIKSAGHARRAVLVATGSEVSLALEAAEKLEKQSIGCDVVSMPSWRHFDEQPQSYCDDILPQDAFIVSVEAGVTLGWERYIGRNGLSIGLDRFGASAPGADLFRHFGFDAEAIATKVSENLPD; encoded by the coding sequence ATGACCGCAAAGACAGACGCAGATTCACCAGCAGCTTCCGGGACCGGTTTCGAGGATTGCGCCAACGCCATTCGCGCTTTGGCCATGGACGCTGTCGAGCGCGCCAAAAGCGGCCATCCCGGCATGCCGATGGGTATGGCCGATGTGGCGACAGTGCTGTTTCAGGATTATCTGAAATATGATCCGGCCGATCCCGAATGGGCTGATCGTGACCGTTTCGTGCTGTCCGCTGGGCATGGCTCGATGTTGATCTATGCGCTGCTGCATCTGACGGGCTATGCGCGACCGACCATGGACGATATCCGCAATTTCCGGCAGCTGGGCAGCCCGTGTGCTGGCCACCCGGAGAATTTCGAGTTACCCGGTGTTGAGTCTACCACCGGTCCGCTGGGGCAGGGGTTGGCCATGGCTGTGGGCATGGCCATAGCCGAGCGACACTTGAATGCGGAATTTGGCGATGATCTGGTCGACCACAAAACCTGGGTGATCGCCGGCGATGGCTGCCTGATGGAAGGCATTAACCATGAGGCCGTGGGTTTGGCCGGTCATTTGGGACTGGGTCGGCTCAATATATTGTGGGACGACAACCGTATCACCATTGATGGCGCAACCGACCTGTCGACCAGCGAAGATGTTCCCGGTCGCTACCGGGAATCGGGCTGGCACGTGGTTGAATGCGACGGCCATGACCCTGAGTCCATCCGCACCGCAATGGACGCCGCCATTGCCGATGCGCGACCGTCACTGATTGCCTGCCGCACCATTATCGGCAAGGGTTCCCCCAATAAGCAGGGCACTGCGGCGACCCATGGTGCGCCGCTGGGCGAGGACGAGGTTTCTGCAGCCCGCCGCGAATTGCGCTGGGTCCATTCGCCGTTCACCGTGCCGGATGAAGTACTGGAGCGCTGGCGGACCGCCGGAACACGCCATCAAGAAACGCATAAAGCATGGCAGGAACGACTCGCATCCAGCGATAATAAGGAAGAATTTCAACGACGCTTGGCTGGTGATCTGCCCGAGCGCACAGGACTGAACAGCCACATTGCCAGCTTGCTCAAACAGCCGCAAAAGGTCGCCACGCGCAAGGCATCCGAACTCGCGCTGTCGGCTATCAACGCCAGCGTGCCGGAAACCATAGGCGGCTCGGCCGACCTCACCGGTTCCAACAACACCAAGACCGGCGATATGACGATCTTTTCCGCCGAGAACCCTGCAGGCCGCTATATTTATTACGGCATCAGGGAATTCGGTATGGCGGCGGCGATGAACGGTATGGCGCTGCATGGCGGCGTCATTCCCTATGGCGGTACATTTCTGGTATTTACCGATTATTGCCGCTCTGCGATCCGGTTGTCGGCGATCCAGCGCCAGCGTGTCATCTATGTCATGACGCATGACAGCATCGGCCTTGGCGAGGACGGCCCGACGCACCAGCCGGTCGAACATATTATGAGCCTGCGGATGATGCCCAATGTCGATGTGCTGCGTCCGGCCGATGCGGTGGAAACGGCGGAATGTTGGGAGATTGCGCTGCGCAACAAGGACCGGCCGACAATATTGGCGCTGACCCGCCAGGGGCTGCCGCAATTCCGCATGGAGCCTGCGGAGACCAATCGCTGCGCCAGGGGAGCCTATCGTATCAAGAGTGCGGGCCATGCGCGTCGCGCGGTGCTGGTTGCTACAGGTTCGGAAGTGTCGCTGGCACTGGAAGCCGCAGAAAAGCTGGAAAAACAGTCTATAGGCTGCGACGTGGTGTCGATGCCGAGCTGGCGTCATTTTGACGAGCAGCCGCAAAGCTATTGTGACGATATCCTGCCTCAGGATGCATTTATTGTGTCGGTCGAAGCCGGGGTCACGCTGGGGTGGGAACGCTATATCGGTCGCAATGGTCTTTCCATCGGGCTCGACCGCTTTGGTGCCTCGGCGCCGGGCGCGGACCTGTTCAGGCATTTCGGCTTTGACGCCGAGGCGATCGCCACAAAAGTTTCGGAGAATTTACCCGACTGA
- a CDS encoding phosphoglycerate kinase, whose translation MGRFRTLDDIGTVAGHPVLVRVDLNVPMADGKVTDDTRLRALVPTVSELADKGAKVLLLSHFGRPKGVANPAFSLRPVVEPLSAVLGRPVGFLASPERHAIDIVEGGHIIVLENSRYYPGEEKNDAELAHQMASFGDFYVNDAFSAAHRAHVTTEGLAHLLPAFAGRALEAELKALDQALGNPEHPVAAIVGGAKVSTKLDVLRNLVAKVDNLVIGGGMANTFLAAQGVDVGNSLCEHDLADTVQAIMAAADSAGCTVHLPYDVVVAKEFAAHAPNRTVNVHEVGADEMILDIGASAVEALADVLKTCRTLVWNGPLGAFETEPFDTATVSLAKTAAALTQEEQLVSIAGGGDTVAALNHAGVADQFTFVSTAGGAFLEWMEGRELPGIAALTS comes from the coding sequence ATGGGGAGATTCCGAACGCTTGATGATATCGGGACAGTCGCTGGTCACCCGGTACTGGTACGTGTCGACCTCAATGTGCCGATGGCTGACGGCAAGGTCACCGATGATACCCGACTGCGTGCGCTGGTACCGACGGTCAGCGAACTGGCCGACAAGGGCGCCAAAGTATTGTTGCTGTCGCATTTCGGCCGTCCCAAGGGAGTTGCCAACCCGGCTTTTTCGCTGCGCCCTGTGGTTGAACCACTCAGCGCTGTGCTTGGCCGGCCGGTCGGCTTTCTCGCTTCGCCCGAGCGTCATGCCATCGATATTGTCGAGGGCGGGCATATCATCGTACTGGAAAACAGCCGCTATTATCCGGGTGAAGAGAAGAATGATGCCGAACTGGCGCATCAAATGGCCAGCTTTGGCGATTTTTACGTCAATGACGCCTTTTCCGCAGCGCACAGGGCGCATGTCACCACCGAGGGGCTGGCGCATCTGCTGCCGGCTTTTGCGGGGCGCGCGCTCGAGGCCGAGCTGAAAGCACTGGATCAGGCACTGGGCAATCCTGAGCACCCGGTAGCGGCGATTGTCGGTGGTGCCAAGGTGTCGACCAAGCTTGACGTGCTGCGCAATCTTGTGGCCAAGGTCGATAATCTGGTTATCGGCGGCGGCATGGCCAATACCTTTTTGGCGGCGCAGGGTGTCGATGTCGGCAATTCGTTGTGCGAGCATGACCTCGCCGATACTGTACAGGCGATCATGGCGGCCGCAGACAGCGCCGGTTGCACCGTGCACCTTCCCTATGATGTGGTGGTAGCGAAGGAATTTGCCGCCCACGCCCCCAATCGCACGGTCAATGTGCATGAGGTTGGTGCTGACGAGATGATACTCGATATCGGGGCATCAGCGGTAGAAGCGCTGGCCGATGTGCTCAAAACCTGCCGAACGCTGGTGTGGAATGGCCCGCTGGGCGCTTTCGAGACTGAACCCTTTGATACCGCCACCGTGTCGCTGGCCAAGACTGCGGCGGCGCTGACCCAGGAAGAGCAGCTGGTCAGTATCGCTGGCGGCGGCGACACGGTCGCGGCGCTCAATCATGCCGGCGTGGCCGACCAGTTCACCTTTGTCTCGACCGCCGGGGGTGCGTTTCTTGAATGGATGGAGGGGCGCGAATTGCCTGGTATTGCCGCCTTGACGTCATGA
- the thiE gene encoding thiamine phosphate synthase, with protein MTAIPPCQLYLISPLDVGGDFPRRLEEALKAGPVAAFQFRVKELDQHEAARLAEPLQQLCADHDCAFIVNDDIALAKRLGADGVHLGQSDGSVAEARAALGKEVQIGVTCHASRDLALDAGEAGADYVAFGAFFDSQTKETRHRATAELVQWWSLMVELPCVAIGGLTPDNAGPIVAAGADFLAVSGAVWNAVEGPGQAVMRFDETIAANPPPTPED; from the coding sequence ATGACCGCCATTCCGCCATGCCAGCTTTATCTGATCTCGCCGCTCGACGTCGGTGGTGATTTCCCGCGGCGTCTGGAAGAGGCACTGAAAGCTGGTCCGGTGGCAGCGTTCCAGTTCCGGGTGAAAGAGCTGGATCAGCATGAGGCAGCACGGCTCGCCGAACCGCTGCAACAGCTATGCGCCGATCATGATTGTGCCTTTATCGTCAATGATGACATAGCGCTGGCCAAAAGGCTGGGCGCCGATGGCGTACATCTGGGGCAGTCCGATGGCAGCGTTGCCGAGGCGCGGGCAGCACTGGGCAAAGAGGTACAAATCGGCGTTACCTGCCACGCCAGCCGTGATCTTGCGCTCGATGCCGGTGAGGCTGGCGCCGATTATGTCGCTTTTGGAGCCTTTTTCGACAGTCAGACGAAGGAAACCCGGCATCGCGCGACAGCCGAGCTGGTCCAATGGTGGTCGTTGATGGTCGAGTTGCCCTGTGTCGCGATAGGTGGACTAACGCCGGATAATGCCGGCCCAATAGTTGCCGCAGGGGCGGATTTTCTGGCGGTGAGTGGTGCGGTGTGGAACGCGGTGGAAGGGCCAGGGCAGGCGGTTATGCGCTTTGACGAGACGATTGCCGCCAATCCGCCGCCAACACCAGAAGACTGA
- a CDS encoding AI-2E family transporter, with protein sequence MDDNSSSPSSDERNRLLASVAMIGGTALLLGAPFALMAGAEFFLPLTVAIVLSIALVPLLEWLERRRVPSPLAAFMCVIAFLVMANGALALIIVPATAWFVNLPERIPQITSNLRPLIDFYSDAQRYLDETLRLVRTEAVAEVQKVTTDSPTSLIDVFISSAPAVGIQMVFALLVIFFFLSGWTRLRTGAINSRGSFTGAMATARVIQNVVSATSAYLMTITFINILLGISVGFVLYLIGMESPAMWGGIVALLNFIPYLGPVLAAVMLALGGLMTFNDLTFALLPALIQITFHTVEANLVTPMILGRRLTMNPLLILISLSFWSWIWGTLGALLAVPLLIIIQTIIAAAGKPDIAGFLFESGTLTRGQSPPSPPGAPPGNVARKENATPSGKVVQES encoded by the coding sequence ATGGACGACAACTCTTCTTCGCCATCATCGGACGAGCGCAATCGGCTGCTCGCCTCGGTTGCCATGATTGGCGGCACCGCGCTATTGCTCGGCGCGCCCTTTGCGCTGATGGCGGGGGCAGAGTTCTTCCTGCCGCTGACCGTCGCTATCGTGCTGTCTATCGCGCTGGTGCCGTTGCTCGAATGGCTGGAACGGCGGCGTGTACCGTCGCCGCTGGCAGCGTTTATGTGCGTCATCGCCTTTCTGGTGATGGCCAATGGCGCGCTGGCGCTGATCATCGTTCCGGCGACTGCCTGGTTCGTCAACCTGCCCGAGCGTATCCCGCAGATAACCAGCAATTTGCGACCATTGATCGACTTTTATTCCGATGCGCAGCGTTATCTCGACGAGACCTTGCGCCTGGTGCGTACCGAAGCGGTGGCAGAGGTGCAGAAGGTGACCACCGATTCTCCGACCTCACTGATCGATGTTTTCATCAGCTCAGCCCCGGCGGTTGGCATCCAGATGGTATTTGCATTGCTGGTGATCTTCTTTTTCCTGTCTGGATGGACCCGATTGCGCACCGGTGCGATCAACAGCCGAGGCAGCTTTACCGGGGCGATGGCGACGGCGCGGGTGATCCAGAATGTGGTGTCGGCCACTTCAGCCTATCTGATGACAATCACCTTCATCAACATATTGCTTGGGATATCGGTTGGCTTCGTACTCTATCTCATCGGCATGGAATCGCCGGCAATGTGGGGCGGTATCGTCGCTTTGCTCAATTTCATCCCCTATCTCGGGCCGGTTCTGGCTGCAGTCATGCTGGCGCTGGGCGGGTTGATGACCTTTAACGACCTGACCTTTGCGCTCCTGCCGGCGCTTATCCAGATCACCTTTCACACCGTCGAGGCCAATCTGGTGACGCCGATGATTCTGGGTCGGCGACTGACAATGAATCCGCTGCTGATTCTGATTTCTCTGAGCTTCTGGAGCTGGATCTGGGGCACTTTGGGGGCCTTGCTGGCAGTGCCACTGCTGATTATCATCCAGACCATCATCGCTGCTGCCGGCAAGCCCGATATTGCCGGTTTCCTGTTCGAATCCGGTACTTTGACACGGGGGCAGTCACCGCCAAGTCCACCCGGCGCACCGCCCGGCAATGTCGCCCGCAAGGAAAATGCCACGCCATCGGGAAAAGTCGTGCAGGAGAGTTGA